The genomic region AGCGGAGCCCCAGCGCTGCCGGGGGGGCGCCGTTTTCGCTCTGCGTCATTCCACAGGGAAGGGGGGGGGGTGACAGGCGGCTCCTGGGGGAGCCCAGCGCCACTTCCAGCCTGATCCTGGATCGGGATCAGGGATTAAATAACGCCGCGCTCCTCCTCCCCGTTCCCAGCTCGGTCCTGGATTTCGGGGGGCTGGCGGGATTTTGCACTGAGGTGGGGACACCCCCTTTTCCCAGTACTTTCCTAGTTTATCCCAGATGGACCTCGCACTCCACATCCCGGGGGCGTCTATGTTTTGGGGTGATATGGATGCTTCGGCATCCCCCAAATTCTGGAAGCAACGCCCAGCGGGGCAGGGGATCCCCCCGTGCGATCCACACAGTTTGGAGGGGCCTTTAATGCACCTCAAAAATGGGGGAATTGGGGGCTCATTTCTGTGCTCCCATTGGAACTGGGGGGTCccaaaggaggaggagggagtcCCTGATGAGGAACAGTCCCTGGGGCACCCGAACCCCGTGAGATCTCCTTGGGGTGCTCCCCATCTCCTCCTTGCCCTGTCCGTGTTTTGGGGGGATTCGGGTTCTTCTGCGCCCCCAAGTTCTGGAAGCAGCgcccagctggggaggggaatCCCCCGCTGGATCCACACATTTGGGGGTCCCCACACAGCATGGGGGACTGGGGGCTCATTTCTCTATTCCCCGTTGAACTGGGGAGTCtcaaaggaggaggagggattTCATGGGGCACCCCAACTCCGCGACATCTCCTTGGGGTGTTTCCCAGTTTACTGCATCCCCCATTTCTCAGGGGTGTCCAGCACCCCAAAAAAGACCCGGGAGGGGCTCTCAGTGCCCCCCAACACCCCGAGGGGGCTCGCAGTGCTTTTCCCCTCCGGGTAAAGGGTCCCGAAGCCTCGCAGCCCCTCCAGCATGGGATTCCTGCCCCCGCTGTAAGGAGGGATCCCGGCACTGACCTCTGCGGCGTGGGCCGCCTCCTCGGCGGGCAGCACCGTGTGGGCTCGGTGCTCTCGGGACAGGTGACACACCACGCACACGGCCCGCCGGTCCTGCACGCAGTACAGCCGCAGCGGCTCCCCGTGCCGCGGGCAGCGCGGCGGGCCCGGCGGCCCGGACGGGGCGGCGGGCagcggcggcgccggcggccccggcggcggctcAGCGGGGCCCGGCGGCAGCCCCAGCTGGCGGACGATGTGCACGATGTTGCCGAGGGAGCGGTTGGGGCGGAAGAGTCGCTGCGGCACCGGCTCGCGGCACTGCGGGCAGCACAGACGCCGCGCCGAGTCCTCCCAGCACTGGGTCACGCAGGCGCGGCAGAAGTTGTGCCCGCACTCAGCCACCAGCACCGGGTCGTTGAAGTACTCCAGGCACACCGGGCACGTCAGTTCGTCCTGCAGGCTCCGCGCGGCGCTGCagggggcgggcggcgcggagGGGGGCGCGGGCGGCGCCTCCATggcggccgcggggccgggggcggccgcggggccggcggcggtgCCGGTCGTGGCGCCGGTGCCCACAGAGAGTCCCCGAACGCAAAGCGTCCACTCCACACGGCTCCGCCGCCCCGACTGACGGTCGAGGGGCGGTGCCGGGCCTGCGCCGGGGAAAGGGGCGGGGCTGCGCCTGCGCGGGAGGGTAAAACGGACGTGGTTCGCGCTGTCTATAATAGGGTGGGCGTGGTCAGACTCTCCTGGTATATAAAGAGCGCGTGCAGGGGGCGTACAGTTCGGTGGGGGTGTGGCTGCGGTTGCGCAGTAGGAGAGGGCGGGGCAATGGCGGcctgaggggtctgggggccGCTGGTGGATTCGGGGCCATATGACAAGTGTTAGAAATTCGCTCCAGGAAGCTGAATTCATGGAGAAATTATTCAAAACCTCCAGACGTACAAAAACGACCCCAAAACCGCCATCAGCCCTTTCCTACGGGATTTAGAGATTTTTGCATCCCTACTGGGACGTGTCTCTCCTCCATGCGACAGATGCAGAGCACAACAGcacattttcctgcttttctcacTAAATTCTTACATTTTCTCACTGTCCGTGGTGAGATTGGCTTCGGGGATAAAACATTTTGTCACTGTACTGTGGGGAACGGGAATAAATCGGGGTTAAAAATTTAATTCGGGGTCAGAGCGGAACTACCCTCTTCCGAAATGGCGGCCTCGGCTTCAGGCAGGGCGCGAGGGAAAATGGCGGCGGCCTCGCGCTCCCCATTGCCGCCCGCGCAGCCCGGCTCAAGATGGCTCCCGCGGCCTGAGGGCCCGGCCGCCATCTTGGGTGAGGGCAGCCAGGCCCTCAGGGCCCAGTCGGGGGGCAAGGCCTGCGGAACGGGGACGAGAAGAAAACGACATTTTGGCCCAGATTTGCTGTAAAATCTTTGATTGCTCCGTTCAAACATTTGATTGCATAATTTCTGTCcccaaaatgaatttttttgggTTTAGGATGGAGAACATGATAATGGAACTCAGTCAAGCCATTCCCTTCCATGAGCCATTCTGAGGATGCAAAATGAGGCAATAACACCGAATTCCCCAAAATGTTGCTGTGATATTTCTCAGGAGTTGCTTTTATTGTGTATCCAGGCCCTCAGAAAGGGTTTCCAAAGTgttattagagaaaaaaatatttatgaccATGTCTTCTATTCATCATTCAGCGTTCACCTGCCCTCTCTGAAGACTTGTCCTGGCTGGGGGAATCTccagctttattttattttattttattttattttattttattttattttattttattttattttattttattttatttccaataTTAAGCTCCTCATTCTCTTGCCACAGCTTGATTTGATTGCCCTACACTGCATAGTGCTGCCTGTggctaaataataataataataataataataataataataataataataataataataataataatttttcccCCCTGAGcaaagtggttttgtttttttttaatttccgcCCTGActcgcagctcttgctgccagaGGGCCTCGGCCATTGTGCGCAGcccttttctgccttttcccccagctccttccccttttttcttttctttttttctttgtttttaattccttctttccttccttttgttCTTATGTAGACAAAGAGACACATGTGTCCACGAGGTGTGGGACTCCCAGTTtattcctgccctgtgccagcacctcCTGCTCACACTGAGCATCttcatcccctccatccccttcTCCCACCTGCTGGCAGCACAACACCCCTGAATTTTTGTACCAGAACCAGGCCTGATtcccccacccttccctgaTGGAGCCAAGCGCTGTTTCCTTTGGGAATCGGCTCCTTCTCCCCCAGGTTGTCCCTTTTTTGGGGTCTCAACTGTAGCAGGTGCAAGTATTCACCCATCACTCTGGGGAGACACCAGGGCAGAtaaatcccaccctgtgccatgaCAGAGCAGTGTCGCCCACCCCAGAGCCCTTCAAGTGTCACTTGGTGTCCAAGACAAGTTTTTCCCTCAGTTGTTGTCggaactcagtgcatccctctgggtgttCGGAGCAGCCGGGactcctgccagggggctcagagaccctggcacacagcccagaacacctgtgggtttgattatgacccatggagcaaattaccagctTTGCATGAAGGCCTGAAAGTTTAACAGAAGTTTAAACAGAAGTTTAAGTAATGTACTAATAAAATTATCActaggtgaaaaagtagattttggggtttttagaataggtgttttggggacaagatggagggacttgggcgtgtccagcctttcttcttcttcttctctacttccatcttctgctgtgatgttggcacttacagattggtttagaatagaaactcactgtctaacatagaagataggtattgggaagtaattgtaaacatatTATGCATAGTTTGTGATATAAAGAGATAACACCATCCCGAGGGCAGTCAGAGTGCCTCTGACTatcctgctgagcagacctcggcTGGGCAGGATAAAAATGTTATAGATATGACACAATAAACAACTCTgagactgagaactgaagaACTTCCATTCATTGTTTGAACACGTGGGCTGAAACAGAGACTTTTCACGTGTCTCGGAGCTGCAATAAACTGCAACCTTCCGAGAAGTTGTCTGTCTGCATCCATCACACCGAGAAGCCTCTTAGTCCTTAGGGCTCCTCACTGCTGCGAGTTCCAGGCATGTCCCCAGTGAGCCGTGTCCTGGCCAGGGGTGAGGGCCCCGCAGCCTTGGGGAGGTGGCTGCGGCGGTGCTTGCTGAGATGAGACCCCTGGCTGAACGCCTCGCCACACTCGGGACACTTGAACGGCTTCTCCCCGGTGTGCACGCGGCGGTGCCGCTCCAGGTGCGACGCCCAGGCAAATCCCTTCCCACAATCGTCACAGGTGTAGCTCTTGTGCTCGGTGTGGCCGCGCTGGTGCACCAGGAACAGCGGCGCTTCCCCGAAGCGCTTCCCGCAGTCACCGCACTTGTAGGGCCGCTCCGGCGAGTGCGTCTTGCGGTGCTGCAGCAGATGCGCCTTCTGCGTGAAGCGCTCACCGCAGCTGCCGCAGGGGAAGGGCCGCTCGCCGGTGTGCACACGGCGGTGCCGCTCCAGGTGTGAGGCCCACacgaagcccttcccgcagtcgcCGCAACGGTGCGAGTGCTCCCGGCTGTGGCACCGCTGGTGCCGTGCCagcgccggccccgcccggaACAGCTTCCCGCAGTCGCCGCAGCGCAGCGGCctcctgcccaggtgtgtgcgGCGGTGCCGCGCCAGGTCCGAGCTCTGGCTGAAGGTCTTCCCGCAGGCCAGGCAGCGGTGCGGCCTCTCGCCAGCGTGGCTGCGGCGGTGCTTGGCCAGATGCGAGCCCTGGCTGAACGCCTCGCCGCACTCGGCACACCCAAAAGGCTTCTCACCGGTGTGCACGCGGCGGTGCCGCTCCAGGTGCGAGGCCCACacgaagcccttcccgcagtcgcCGCACTTGTGGGGTTTGTCGGCGGCGTGGCCGCGGCCGTGGGCCGCCAGCTCGGCGGCGGTAGCAAAGCGCTTCCCGCAGTCGCCGCACTTGTGCGGGCGGTCGCCGGTGGCGTGGGTGCGGCGGTGCTGCCGCAGGTGCGAGCTCTGGCTGTAGGTCTCGCCGCACTCGGGGCAGCCGAAGGGCCGCTCGCCGGTGTGCACCCGCCGGTGCCGCTCCAGGTGCGAGGCCCACGGGAAGCTCTTCCCGCAGTCGGCGCAGCCGAAAGGCCGCTCCCGGCCCGGTCCTTGTCCACGTGGGGATTTGGCACGGCCGAGTTTGGGGAGTGTGGCGGGTTTGAGGGGCACGGCTTTGTCTGGGCGCTTCGCTTTGCGCCGGTGGGAGCCCAGGGGCTTCTCACGCTCCAGGGTGCGGGATGagtgcccagcactgctctccGGTGCTCCTCTCTCCACTGCTTTTTCACTCACcagcccctgagctgctgggaaaagggagaaacagGATTTAAAATAAAGGAGTAACAACAGGATTGTCCttaaaattttcactttttcacTCATCGgcccctgagctgctgggaaaagggagaagcaGGAAAAGGTGAAAGCATGAGGGAGGTGAAATAATGGTAGCAGCACCAGGATTCTCCTTAAAACTGTCACTTTTTCACTCATcagcccctgagctgctgggaaaagggaggaggaaaaggggagGGCGTGGCCCTGATTGGAGAAGGGTAGGATTAAAAACAATAGAACAACAACAGATTCCCCCTAAAAATCTTGTTCTcccaaggaggaggaagagagatCCAACGTGGAGCTgatcccagtttgaactggaaATGTGGAGATGCCAAGGGGCACTCCAGTCCCAgaattttcaatttaaattaggAGAGATCAATAacatttttctgaagaaaaataattaaggaGAGGGCTGGGGCTTGGGGAAATCCCCCTGGAAACTCGCCCAGATCCTTCAGCCCCTCTTCCCAAACTGCTTTGCTTGAAGCAAAGGAAGGACAGGGGGACGTACAACAAGGAaagagatttttggggggtccttaCCCAGGGACATGAGGGTCTCGTAACTCTCGTGCATCACGTCGAGGTACAGAGCCTTCTGCCGCGgatccagcagcacccagggctccATGGCAGAGGAAACAACGCACGTTCCTCCCTCGgggctccccaaaatcccctgcagggaggagaaaCCCCTTGAAATCGAGGAATtccccccccacacacacacagacagtgCTTCCCGCTCGAGATTTCACCCTTTTCCTGCGGTCTCCTCCGGGAATGCCGGGTTTTCACAGCCCCTGCATCCAGGACTAATCCTGAGCAGGAGAGTCCTGCTTTGCCCCCGCCGTTCTGGCAGATCCCATCCCGCagcatcctcctcttcctcccggcTCTCCGCTCCCCGGGAATCAGCGGCGGGGCGCTGGGGGCTGCATCCAGGAGCATCTCCACCCCTGCGGAGCCCAGGCCTCCCTCTCCATCCTGCCTGTCCCTTGTTCCCTCCCCAAAGGAATCAGGAACAGGCCCCGCTGCCGTCTCCAGCCCCGCTGGGAGCCGACCCGCATCCCTGTCCCTCCTTCTCCCCGTTACCTGCCTTCGTCCCCGGCTTCCGCGGGGTTTTTCCGCTTCAAAAGCGTCCTCCGTTCCAAGGCAGGGAGGGGGCGATGCCTAGAGGCCCCCTTGCACCTCAgagcctcccccagcaggaCACAATGGAGGCGATGCCGAGCGCGGCTCCGGAAAGCCGAGCGGGTATCCGGGAGGGAGAGACGAGAGGCTAAGCAGCAGCTCCGCTCAGCCAGAGCCCTCTAGAGGTAACGccatcccaaacccatctccaAACCTCCTACAATCCCTTTGGAACCGCGGGAACGCGCGGGAGCGGTGCCCCCCTGcccgccctgctcctgccctttcCCCCGCCTTGTTCCCCCGGGTTGGTACCCAGAGGGTTTGGGGAAGCTCCGCCGGGAAAATTGGGATGGCAGAAGCAGGGATGGATCGTTTGTTGGGAAGGATTTTGCTGATCCCACCCCCCCGCCCAGGTGAGAAAAGGGATTGTGCTGGTTCCCCTCTCTCAGCAGGCAGGAAGAAATTCGTGTTTTCCACGTGGAAAAATAGCCCTAATGGTGTTTTCCTGGTGAAAATAAGTGGTTTTTCTCCCCTCAAAACTCCAGGTGAGCTGGTTACCACCCCACGAATTAAAACTCCTCCCTGGGAGGAGGAGTTCATTTCTTGCATTCATTTCTTTCATTATGCCCCCAGTCCCAAAAGTGTTGCGTGCGACAGGTGTATCCAGGGAATCCTCTGGCCAAGCAGGAAATGATGGACAAGTAAATGCTTTGAAAGCACATCTTTCCTCACCAGgacctgcccagggctctccaACCTGTGCCTGCCGGCCCAGAGACTCATTAGGGCTAATTACCTCATTAATAAATCCACACGGGGTTTTCCCTCCTGGTGCTTTACATAATCTCAGTCCCTTTTCATCTCCACAGGGAAACGCTCCCAGGAGAGCCCCCTCTACCATTCCAGGTGCCCTCCAACACGCTCATGATGCCCCACACAACACGTGGAATGAAaccccactttttttttctttttttttccccaactttAAAACCAGGCAAGAGCGATTTGGAAAGAAATCCCCATCTCTTCTCCCACCCTCTGATTCCCTGCCTTGTGATGCAACTGGTGCCAGGCTGCAACTCACCTTCCCGTAACCTTCAGGGAATCAACAGATGCCAGCAGGAAGATGGGAGGGACAACTTTTGCAACTGGTGGATTGTTGATGCCCAGAAAATGATGATGTCCCCGTCACTGAGGTTGATCCCAAAGCAGCTTGCTGGGGCATGGGTTAATCCAGGTTTTATCAAGGCAATCTGAAATCAGCTGCCTTCACTCCAAACTCTCTGCCTTTCCTGGAAATATGCATCTGGGCCAGTTTCACCATGTAATTCCCAAATGTCTCAGGATTTGTTTTTCCAGGTGTGGTTTTGGAAGTTGGTGTTGACACCCCACGGAGGAACAACCAGCAAACCATAAATCATAAATCATAAAGCCagacccaaacccaaaaaatgatacttttacttttttccaATCCAGCTGGTGGATTTTCTTAAATGGTGACATGCTccaaggcaaaaaaaatcaagaaaaaccTTCAGTCCTTCAGTTTTTCTCAGAagaaaacatcccaaaaatgtTTGTCACCCAATTTTAACCAAGACAGCACAGGAAGGAGTCAAGAAACCATCAAGGACCCCGAAAACATCCTGTGACTCACAGGACTGCATCGTTCCATCGTGAACCTCCCCACCCTGGGGGATGTACCACCTGAATCTGAGCACACACAATCTCAAACACATGTAATCTCATAATATAATGACTTGGGACACCAAGTAATTAATAAAACTGCAAGCATCACTTCAACTGCCCTGAAACTACTGCTTAACCCGACTGTGACCACCACCCTGCCTCAAAGGGCCCAGGCTATGCTCTCACTGTGTGGTTTTAAGccaattttctgtatttctgttgcATTTATTGTGATTTTTCTATTAAATTGTAACTATGACTTAAAATCTCTCACAAGGGATTTGTGTGGGGTTGATTTCCCCCGCTGGGTTGCCTTCAAACCAGCACAACCAAGACCATGGCATTGGGAATCCTGCAGGAACCACAAAAATACCCCCACGCACCACCAAAGAGCAAAATTCTGGGCAAAACCCTCCAAAATGCTCCCTAAATTTTGTTTGACTGAATGTTCCTTCATCCTGAGATGGTTTATGATCATATGTAGTGAAATCCCACAGTTTTGTGGTGATTGAACAGGATAAAATATGGTGAGAGCTCCAAGCAGGAGCTCTTGGTCCAAGAACAAAGAGATGGTTCCTCAGATGAGTTTATGGTGCTTTGGCACCATATTCTGGAAAAATACTGGTCTCATTTCTAGGAAAAATACCCAGTTTTTGCCATTTCAGTGAAGTTCTGGGTGATCTTCAAAGTCTCCTTCCCACTCAAACAATTTGTCACCTCCTCTGTTACAATGGAGGCAAGATCAAGCCAAAACTGCCAATACCTAAGAGCATCCAGCGGatgaattttccccaaaaatgctCATTTTCACCCCTGAAATCATATTTTGAAAGTCTCCCTGGGGTTCAGAAAGCTGCCCCTGATAGCTGAACAGATTTCAGCGGTCTTTGTGCaataccaggaaaaaaaacccaaacccaattGTTCCCTTCTGGGAAATTGCTGCCTCTGGAGGAGCAGGGTGCGGTTACAGTGTCTGGGTAAACATGGTACACCCCAAAGCATGCTCTGGACAGCTGACTTTGCTCCAGTGACTAAagggggacaaaaaaaaaaaaaaaaaaaaaatccagcagagAAAATTGACTCTGCTCAATTTCTGGTTCCCCTTCTGATGACAAATCACACTTCACTCCCTTCCGGGTTGCACTGATTGGCAGAGGGATTTTTGGAAGCACCAGgttgcttctctttttttccccctcttaaGCTGGGGTATAAAATGAATTGCAATCTCAGCAGAGGCTTCATCTTCCTCCTGGAGCGATGACTGGGACTGGTGAGTGATTCCTCCCCTCGAATCCTGAGATCTCGGTGGGCTTTTTCCTGGATTTCTTTCATCTTTGCTGTCTGGGTTTGGTGTTTGGGTTCCAGCTCTTTGCCAGGTCTCCCTTTTTCCAGCTGGGCTGTTCCATGGTCACCTGGAGGTCCAGGCACCTTCccaaaaaaatcttcttttgGGAAGGTGGAGATGCTGCAcacctccccaaaaaaaacccacctgacGGAAGGTGGAGATGCTGCACAGCTCCCCAAAAAAATACCTGATGGAAGGTGGAGATGCTCCACATCTTCCCAAAAGACCACCTGATGGAGGTGACACCTCcaagagctgctcccaggataTTTGCTCTGATCTCCAAACAGTATCTCCCAAATGGTCCATAGGTTTTTTTCCAGGTCAATCCAACCTTATCCCACTGTTAACAGGATTTCTGGAGCAAATTCTTCCTAAATATTTTTCACACTCGTGGTTGGTGTCTTGATCAACTTGAGGGGCTGTTGAAACACCTGCCTCAGATGTTGGATGATAAAGGCTCCAAGGGGGATTCCTGGAACCACTGCAGTTCTGGGGCTActccagaagaaagaaaaaaaaaaaacaaacccacaattCCCAGGCATTTTCAAGCAGTAAAAATTACCCAAAGTAGGGTTTccaaagtttttttttgtttttccctggaagaagaTTGGTAGCACTCAGGAGAAGGAAACGAAAATGAAAGTTGCTctttattattttgaaaaacagaaaCCAAAACTAGGAATATCCCAAGGCAGAGGGCAGAGGAGGGaatgggggacaggaggggacagagtTTGGTTCTCAGCCCAAATTTTCTTCCACTGGGAAAATGTTAAATAACCTTGTGTCTGTTCTGGTGGAAATAGTAATTTTGGGTCTgtgtgctgctccctgtgggcaTCTGAAAGACACAGTAATTTTAAAGGAGAGGATTTTAAATTGAGAGGGATTTTTAAAAGGAGGGGATTTTAAAGGAGAGTAAAATTCTC from Zonotrichia albicollis isolate bZonAlb1 chromosome 31, bZonAlb1.hap1, whole genome shotgun sequence harbors:
- the LOC141725946 gene encoding uncharacterized protein LOC141725946 isoform X1 — encoded protein: MEPWVLLDPRQKALYLDVMHESYETLMSLAAQGLVSEKAVERGAPESSAGHSSRTLEREKPLGSHRRKAKRPDKAVPLKPATLPKLGRAKSPRGQGPGRERPFGCADCGKSFPWASHLERHRRVHTGERPFGCPECGETYSQSSHLRQHRRTHATGDRPHKCGDCGKRFATAAELAAHGRGHAADKPHKCGDCGKGFVWASHLERHRRVHTGEKPFGCAECGEAFSQGSHLAKHRRSHAGERPHRCLACGKTFSQSSDLARHRRTHLGRRPLRCGDCGKLFRAGPALARHQRCHSREHSHRCGDCGKGFVWASHLERHRRVHTGERPFPCGSCGERFTQKAHLLQHRKTHSPERPYKCGDCGKRFGEAPLFLVHQRGHTEHKSYTCDDCGKGFAWASHLERHRRVHTGEKPFKCPECGEAFSQGSHLSKHRRSHLPKAAGPSPLARTRLTGDMPGTRSSEEP
- the LOC141725946 gene encoding uncharacterized protein LOC141725946 isoform X2 codes for the protein MEPWVLLDPRQKALYLDVMHESYETLMSLAQGLVSEKAVERGAPESSAGHSSRTLEREKPLGSHRRKAKRPDKAVPLKPATLPKLGRAKSPRGQGPGRERPFGCADCGKSFPWASHLERHRRVHTGERPFGCPECGETYSQSSHLRQHRRTHATGDRPHKCGDCGKRFATAAELAAHGRGHAADKPHKCGDCGKGFVWASHLERHRRVHTGEKPFGCAECGEAFSQGSHLAKHRRSHAGERPHRCLACGKTFSQSSDLARHRRTHLGRRPLRCGDCGKLFRAGPALARHQRCHSREHSHRCGDCGKGFVWASHLERHRRVHTGERPFPCGSCGERFTQKAHLLQHRKTHSPERPYKCGDCGKRFGEAPLFLVHQRGHTEHKSYTCDDCGKGFAWASHLERHRRVHTGEKPFKCPECGEAFSQGSHLSKHRRSHLPKAAGPSPLARTRLTGDMPGTRSSEEP